The genomic stretch CACAGGGAATGCAAAATAGTACAACTAACTTAACTGGATATTATAGGTATGTACACATAAGTTTTTCATCAAGTTAAGTATTTTTTCCATGTTCCTTTAACAACCCATACAGGTTCTTCTTGAACTTCTAACTCCCTAGGTTCCACTTTTAAATTCTCTATTAGTTTCTCATTAATGCCTACTCCGATCCCAGGCTTATCTGGTACTTTTACATGTCCGTTTTCTACTTTAGTCTCGTCAAAAACTATATCTCTCTTCCATTGTGGGAACCAATCGTAAAAGTTTTCCAAAAGGTAAAGGTTGGGAGTTATTGCACTCATCTGTAAAGAATAGGCGTTTTGAATAGAACCAAAAGCATTATGAAAAGCAATTTCTACATCAAATGCTTCAGCTAAACTAATAACTTTTCTCCCTATAGTTATTCCACCTATGTTGCATAAATCCGGTTGTAAAATATTTACTAACCCTTGAGAGACATAAAAGGTAGCTTCTTTTAAGCTAACAAGCCTCTCGCCTAAAGCAATATTCAAACTGGTATACTGTCTATACTTTCTTAATCCCTCAACGTCCTCGTGATGTACTGGTTCTTCCATAAACATTGGATTATACTTTTCAAGCCTTTTAGCAATCAGTATTGCACTATCTGCGTTAAATCTACCGTGGTGTT from Sulfolobus sp. S-194 encodes the following:
- a CDS encoding mandelate racemase/muconate lactonizing enzyme family protein, whose protein sequence is MAKISEIEPLVLAHTEKGSATWASVMIVVKVVTSDGMVGYGEGVPTLRVINVYNTIKQVSKGYIGKEAEKPEENYQEWYRQDFYLARSFESATATSAIDQALWDIIGKELGAPIHKLLGGKVRDKIPVYANGWYQDAVTPEDFAERAKEVVKRGYKALKFDPFGSYYNWIDEKGLKEAEERVKAVREAVGNYVDILIEHHGRFNADSAILIAKRLEKYNPMFMEEPVHHEDVEGLRKYRQYTSLNIALGERLVSLKEATFYVSQGLVNILQPDLCNIGGITIGRKVISLAEAFDVEIAFHNAFGSIQNAYSLQMSAITPNLYLLENFYDWFPQWKRDIVFDETKVENGHVKVPDKPGIGVGINEKLIENLKVEPRELEVQEEPVWVVKGTWKKYLT